Sequence from the Streptomyces mobaraensis NBRC 13819 = DSM 40847 genome:
GGGCGGCCCGCGTGCTGTTGATCGCCCTGTGTCAGCTCACCGCGATCTGCACGGTGGCCACCTGGATCAACACCAGTTACGGCCTCTACGCCTCGTGGGACGACCTGCTGGGCCGCACGGACGGCGCCGGGCCCGTCGCCATGCAGGGCCCGCCCGCCGAACGCGCCCAGTTCGCCGAGGACGACCACGGGATGCGGGAGACGTACTTCCACGGCACCCGGTCCGCCCTGTCGGGACAGGTCCTGGTGTGGACCCCGCCGGAGTACGACGACCCCCGCTACCGCCGTGCCACGTTCCCCGTCGTGATGCTGCTGCACGGGGTGCCGGGGACACCGCAGTCGTGGATCGACCAGGGCCGGATGCCCCGGTCCTACCGGACGCTGCTCGCCGCGGGGCGGACCCGCCCGTTCATCCTCGCCGTGCCGGTCATCAACCCCGGCGGGCGGGACACCGACTGCTCCGACGCGGCCGGGCGCAAGGTCGCGACCTGGCTCGCCCGGGACGTGCCCGAGCTCGTCCGGCACCACTTCCGGACCGCGCCGCAGCCCAGGTCGTGGGGGCTGCTGGGGATCTCCACCGGCGGCTTCTGCGCGGCGAAGCTGCCGCTGCAGTTCCCCCGGGTCTTCGCGGCCGGCGCGGCCCTCGACCCCGACCCGCTCAACGGCGACGGCGGGGCCCTCGCCGACCCCGCCCTGCGGGAGCGCAACAGCCCCACCTGGCTCGTCGGTCACACCAAGGCCGATGTCGCCCTCTTCCTCGCGACCTCCCGCCAGGACCGCGACAGTCCGCCGGCCTACATCGAGGAGTTCCAGCGGGAGGCGGCGAGCAGCCGGGTGCGGCTCAAGACGATGCTGCTCGACAAGGGGGGCCACAACTACCGGACCTGGTCGGCGCTCTATCCGGAAGCGTTCGCCTGGCTCGCCCAGCAGCTGCCGGGCGGACCGCCGGCTCGCTGAGGCTCGCGGCGCGCGGGCGGTCCGGGGAAGGGACGGCGCGGGGTACGCCGTAGTGGCGGCGAGGACGGGCGTCAGCCCCGCTCGTCCTCCCCGTCGCCCTGCCGCTTGGGGTCGGCGTCTCCGTCGGCCTTGCCGTCGTCGGCGTTCCCGGCGCCCTTCACCTCGCCGTCCTTGCCGTCGACCTTCACCTCGGCGTCCTCGCCACCGGCCTTGCCGTCGCCCTCCTTCCCCTTCTCGTCCTTCCCCTTCTCGTCCTGCTTCTTCTCGTCCTGCTTCTTCTCCTCGCCCGGCTTCTTCCCGCCCTCCGTGTCCTGCGGGAACGTGAGCTCCTTGCTCATCCACTCCATCACCGGCCCGATCTCCCGGCGCCAGGTGGAGAACTGGTGGCTCCCCTCGGGCAGCACGATCGACGCCGTGCGGAGCTTCTTCTCGGCGGCCAGGCGCAGGAACTCCTCGGTGTCGTGGAAGTTCTTCTCGCCCTTGCGGCTGGTCGCGAGGAGCAGGGAGACGGGCGGGGTCGGGAGGTTGCGGAGGCGCCACATCAGGTCGTGCTCGCGCTTGCGCTGCTTGCCCTTCTCGCCGCCGCCGAAGAGGTCGCCCGTCGCGATGTCGTTCTTGACCGAGAGGTCCCCGGAGAGGGAGGCGGCCACCGGATAGACGTCAGGGGCACGCATGGCGAGCTGGAGGGCGCAGGTGCCGCCGGTGGAGTAGCCCATGATGCCCCAGGCGGTGGCGTCCTGACCGACCCGGTAGGTGCTGCGCAGAGCGTCCGGGAGGTCCTTGGTGAGGAAGGTCTCGGCCTGCGGGCCGTCCGGCACGTCGACGCACTCGGTGTCGCGGGGCTGGGCGATGGTCGGGCTCATCATCACGATGACCGTAGGGGCCATCTTCTTCTCCTCCAGGAGGCGGGCCGCGTTCAGCGGGACCTGGAGGTTGCGGGCGAGGCTGACCCGGCCGCCCGGGTAGCCGCTGACGACGACCATGACGGGGAAGCGGGCGCGCTCGTACTGCTTCTGGAAGTACTCGGGAGGCAGGTAGATGTACGCCGAGTTGACGGCCAGGGTCCGCTTGCCGATGACGCGGACCGAGCGGACGGCGCCCACCTTGTCCTCGGGGCCCTTGGGGTAGCCGGCGAACTTCTCGACCCGCTCGCCGCCGGTGGGCTGGATCAGGCCGTCCTTCGTCTCGCTGACCGAGGCGCGGGGGCCGGTCCCGCTGTTCATCTGCGTCACGTTGACGGGGGCCTTGTCGACGCGGCCCAGCAGCTGGTTCCAGGTCCCGAAGAAGCCGACGCTGGAATTGACCACCAGCAGCACCGCGGCCATGATCGACAGTTGCGTGAGCAGGATGGCGCCGAGCCGGCCGAGGACGGGCAGCGGTCCCCGCCCGGAGAGCCGCGGCCAGATCCACACCATGAGAGCCACACACAACACGGCGGCGAACGCCACCGTGTACATCAGCGACCTGCTGGTCAGGCCCATGCGGTGCTCACTCCCTGCCTCCGGTTCCCGTGGTACTCACGTTCGGTTCCGCCGGTTCACCGGGTAAGAGGCGAGAAAGGCCCGGCAGGGTTGCCCTGCCTCCTTTTCTTCCTCGGCCCTTGCCCTGCCCGTTTCCTGTCCGACTCCCCGGCTTATCCGGGGGTTCCCGTAAGGGAGGGGACGCCCGAACAGCCCCGAACACCTGGCGCGGTCTGGCCGAACGCGGCCTTCCGCCGGATGGTGGAGAAAGGTTCCGCGGGGGCGGGCCGGGACACCGGTGGAGGTGGAGGGCATGCCGAACGACGCCGCCAGGGCGGTCACCTCGGGGGCGAACCCCTGGCTCAGTGGCTTGTTCGAGCCGGTGCGCGAGGAGATCACGGCCCTCGACCTCCCGGTGACCGGACGGTTGCCGGACGCGCTCCGCGGCCGCTACCTGCGTAATGGGCCGAACCCGTTGCAGGTGGACGATCCGGCCTCCCACCACTGGTTCTCCGGGGAGGGCATGGTGCACGGCGTCCGGCTCCGGGACGGGCGGGCCGCCTGGTACCGCAACCGCTGGGTGCGCTCCGACGCGGTGGCCCGGCGGCTGGGCGAGAAGGTGCTGCACGGCCCCCGGCACCTGGTGGACTTCGCGCCCAACACTCACGTCCGCCGGTTCGCCGGGCACCTGCTGACCCTGGTCGAGGGCGGGGCGCTCCCCTACGAGCTGGACTCCGAGCTGGAGACGGTGGGTCCCTTCGACTTCCACGGGACGCTGCCCGGCGGGCTGGCCGCGCACACCGTCCTCGACCCGGCCACCGGCGAACTGCACGCCGTCGCGTACTGCCCGGCCTGGCCGTACGTCCAGTACCTGGTCGCCGGGACGGACGGCCGGATCCGCCGGCACGTCGAGGTGCCGGTGACGGGCCGGCCGATGATGCACGACTTCTCGCTCACCGAGCACCACGTACTGCTCTACGACCTGCCGGTCGCCTTCACCCTCGGCCCCGGCCTGTCGGTGGCCGCCTTCGGCTGGGACCCCGACCGCCCGGCCCGGCTCGGGGTGCTGCCCCGGGAGGGGACCGCGCGGGACGTCCGCTGGCTGGAACTGGAGCCGTGCTTCGTCTACCACACCATGAACGCCTATGAGCGGGACGGGCTGATCACCGTCCATCTGGCCCGCTACGAGCGGCTGTTCGACGGGACCCGCAAGGGGCTGGACAAACAGCCCGCCCACCTGGAGCGGTGGACCGTGGACCCGGCCGCGCGGACCGTCCGGCGGCTCCGGCTGGACGACCGCGCGGTGGAGTTCCCGCGGATCGACCCGCGCCGGCCGACCCGGGAGCACCGCTACGGGTACGCGGTGCGCGAGCCGCTGGGCGAGGACCGGGCCGGGTTCGGCGTCGGGCTGCTCAAGTACGACCTGGTGCGCGGGACCTGCGACGAATATCCCGTGCCGGCGGGCGGCGACGTCGGCGAGGGGGTGTTCGTACCGGCGGCGCCCGGGGCGGCGGAGGACGACGGGTGGGTGCTGGCCTACGCCTTCGACCCGGAGCGCGGGGCCACCGATCTGCTGGTGCTGGCCGCCCGGGACATGGCGGCGGGGCCGGTCGCCCGGGTGCACCTGCCGGTGCGGGTGCCGGTCGGGGCGCACGGCGATTGGATCCCGGATCCGGGGTAGGCGAAGGGGCAGCGCTCCGGTGGCTGAATCGGGCCCGGTGCAGGAGGGGACAGCCCGGCCCCGGATCCGGGCCCGGTGCAAACGGGACCAGCGAGGAGCACGTTACTGACGAGGCGTTAGAGCTAGCCTTACCGGAGTCGCACAGTAGGTACATTCCAGACAAAGGTAAGGATTTCTCCTCATGGGAATTCGCAGCCTGCTGCGGAACGCGTTCGGCCGGTCGAAGCCGGGTGACGACGGAAGGCCCGGCCTCCCCCAGCAGAGCACCGCCCCCGCACCGGTGGCGGACGCGGTCGCCGCCCCGGCGTCCGTCCCCGCCCAGACCACCACCGACCGGGTCCCCGACCCCGGTCCGCTGCACCCCGTCCCCGGCCCGCCCACCCCGGGCCCGCGCCCCGACCCGGTGCCGGACCCGGAGCCCGCCCCGACGCCGATGCCCGAGCCCAAGCCCGTACCGCAGCCGGAGCCCGTCCCCACCCCGGACCCCAACCCGGTGCCCGAGCCGGCGCCGGGACCCGAGCCGGAGCCGTCGCCGGCGATGGCGGCGGCGGCCGTGGCCCCGGCCGCGGTGGCGGCGCCGACCGCCGCCCCGGCCGCCGTCCCGGGCCCCGCCACGCCCCCCGCCACGGAGTCCGCCGGCGAGCGCGGTTCCGCCATCAGCCTGGAGAAGGTCAGGGACTCCGCCCCCGGCCTGGTCAGCCTCTACAAATCGGCGGGCGTCTCGCTGCGCAAACGCGGCCTCGCCGGGCAGCGGGCCGCCGTCTACCTCGTCCTCGACCGCTCCGGCTCGATGCGCGAGTACTACAAGGACGGCAGCGTCCAGCGCCTCGCCGAGCAGGTGCTCGGCCTGTCCGCGCACCTGGACGACGACGGGACCGTCCCCGTCGTCTTCTTCTCCACCGAGGTCGACGGCGTCGCCGAGCTCGACCTCACCGACTACGCGGGCCGCATCCAGGAACTGCACTCCTCCCTCGGGCACATGGGCCGCACCAACTACCACCTCGCCATGCGGGAAGTGATCAAGCACTACAAGAAGTCCGGCGCCACCGACCCGGCGTTCGTCGTCTTCCAGACGGACGGTGGCCCCTACAGCAAGTCCGCCGCAGAGAAGGCCCTCTGCGAGGCCGCGAAGCTGCCGATCTACTGGCAGTTCGTGGCCTTCGGCGACCCCGAGGGCAAGGGCTTCGACTTCCTGCGCAAGCTGGACGCGCTGCCCGTGCCGGAGCGCCGCGCGGTGGACAACGCGGGCTTCTTCCACGCGGGCCGCGACCCCAAGGGCCTCGCCGACGACCTGCTCTACGAGGAGCTGACGGCCGGCTTCCCCGGCTGGCTGGAGGAGGCCCGCGCGGCCCGGGTGATCAAACAGCGCACCCGCTGACCCCCGCCGGTCCCGCGCCGGGAGCCGTCCCCGCCGGACGGGGACGGCTCCCGGCGTAGGGAATCCGGCAATTGGGGCGACACAGAGTAACCGCGCCGCCGGTCGCACCGCGTAAGCACGGCGCCCCGACAGATCACCCTCCGTACTCCGCCTCTCGCCGATCAGAAGCCGCTGAAGTGGGCATCGTAGGAATGTGAACGATGAATTCCCCCTCGGCAGCTACGTCGTCGACACCCGCACCGGTCGGCTCGGGCAGGTCATGGACACCCACGCCGGTTACGTTCAGCTACGGCCGCCGCGCGGTGGGATCGAGTGGTCCTGTCCGCCGTCGGCCATCCGGTTCCCGTCCGACGCCGAGGCGGAGGCCCAGGTCCGGATCCGGCCCCAGGCCGGTGCGGCGAACGGCGGACGGGCCCCCGAACGAGCCGGCGGACGGACCGGCGGCGGGGCGGACGCGGGCGGCAACGCCGGGGAGCGCGGGCGGAGTCGGTGAGCCCGCGCGACGCCCTCCGCCCCGGCCCCGGGGCGCCGCGGCCCGGCCGCGCGCCCGACACAGGGCCGTCATGAACGCCGCGCTGCCGCCGCCTGGTACTCGGATACGCTAAAGGTGCCTGTGGACACAGGGTCACAGGCTCCGTACCCGAGCACCGACCAGGGAGCAGCCGGCATGGCTCGACACCTCATCACCAGCGCCCTTCCGTACATCAACGGGATCAAGCACCTGGGCAACATGGTGGGGTCCATGCTCCCTGCGGACGTGTACGCGCGCTACCTGCGGCAGACCGGGCGCGAGACGCTCTACATCTGCGCCACCGACGAGCACGGCACCCCGGCCGAACTGGCCGCCAAGGAGGCCGGCCTGCCGGTGGACGCGTACTGCGCCCAGCAGCACGACGCGCAGAAGGCGATCTACGACGGCTTCGGCCTCTCCTTCGACCACTTCGGCCGCAGCTCGTCCGCGCAGAACCGCGAGATCACCCAGCACTTCGCGCGGCAGCTGAAGAAGAACGGGTTCATCGAGGAGCGCGCGATCCGCCAGGTGTACTCGCTGGCGGACGAGCGCTTCCTGCCCGACCGCTACATCGTGGGCACCTGCCCGCACTGCGGCTACGACAAGGCGCGCGGCGACCAGTGCGAGAACTGCACGCGCGTGCTGGACCCCACGGACCTGATCGACGCCCGTTCGGCGATCAGCGGCAGCAGCGACCTGGAGGTGCGGGAGACCAAGCACCTGTTCCTGCTGCAGTCCAAGCTCCAGGGCGAGGTCGAGGCGTGGATCGACGAGCACGGCAAGGACTGGCCGGTCCTCGCCTCGTCGATCGCCCGCAAGTGGCTGACCGAGGGCCTGCACGACCGGGCCATCACCCGCGACCTGGACTGGGGCGTTCCGGTCCCGGCCGACACCTGGCCGGAGCTGGCGGCCGAGGGCAAGGTCTTCTACGTCTGGTTCGACGCCCCGGTCGAGTACATCGGCGCCACCAAGGAGTGGGCGGACGAGCGGCCGGACGAGCGCGACTGGAAGTCGTGGTGGTACGAGGCGTCGGACGTCCGCTACACGCAGTTCATGGGCAAGGACAACGTCCCGTTCCACACGGTGATGTTCCCGGCGACGGAGATCGGCACCCGTGAGCCGTGGAAGCGGGTCGACTACGTCAAGGCCTTCAACTGGCTGAACTACTACGGCGGCAAGTTCTCCACCTCGCAGCGGCGCGGCGTCTTCACGCACGACGCGCTGGAGATCCTGCCGGCCGACTACTGGCGCTACTTCATGATGGCCAACGCCCCCGAGTCGGACGACACCTCGTTCAGCTGGGAGCTGTTCTCCGCGACGGTCAACAAGGACCTCGCCGACGTGCTGGGCAACTTCGTCAACCGCGTCCTGTCCTTCTCCCGCAAGCGGTTCGGCGACGAGGTGCCGGCCGGCAGCGAGGCGGGCGCGGCCGAGACGGAGCTGGGCCGGGAGGTCGCGCGGCTGCTCGCCGAGTACGAGGGGCACATGGAGGAGATGCAGTTCCGCAAGGCGGCGCAGGCGCTGCGCGCCCTGTGGAGCGCGGGCAACTCCTACCTGGAGACCAAGGCCCCCTGGCTGGAGATCAAGACCGACCCGGACGCGGCGGCGCTGACGCTGCGCACGGCGATGAACCTGATCCACCTCTACTCGGTGGTCTCCGAGCCGTTCATCCCGGCGACGGCCGCCGCGATGCGCTCGGCGTTCGCCCTCACCGGGGACGAGCGGACCTGGGTGACGCAGGACGAGGCGTGCTCGCTGTCGTCCGTCCCGGCCGGTACGCCGTTCACCGTGCCGCCGGTGCTCTTCGCGAAGATCACGGAGGAGGACCTGGAGTCCTACCGCGAGCGCTTCGGCGGGGGCGACGAGGCGGCCTGAGGCACCCCGACCCCGTACGCACAGGGCCCGGAACCGCACGTTCCGGCCCTGTGCCGTACCCGCGCGACGCGCGTTGATCGTTCGGCAATCGTTCGTTGAGCGGGGCGCGCCAGGCTGTCCGGTGTTGGTGGTGGGGGAGACCGAAGGAAGACCGGACCAGTGTTGGATGACCGAATCACCGTGAGCGTGCACGCGACCGACGAGGTGGGCCGCGCCCGCCTGGTCCGCGGCCTGCGGACCCTGCCCGGCCTCCGGGTGGTGAGGAACGGCGCGGCGGTGCAGATCCTG
This genomic interval carries:
- a CDS encoding alpha/beta hydrolase, which codes for MTLSLTGTAFFALLVALTVLSVLATLLLWARIPGPGPVRWAARVLLIALCQLTAICTVATWINTSYGLYASWDDLLGRTDGAGPVAMQGPPAERAQFAEDDHGMRETYFHGTRSALSGQVLVWTPPEYDDPRYRRATFPVVMLLHGVPGTPQSWIDQGRMPRSYRTLLAAGRTRPFILAVPVINPGGRDTDCSDAAGRKVATWLARDVPELVRHHFRTAPQPRSWGLLGISTGGFCAAKLPLQFPRVFAAGAALDPDPLNGDGGALADPALRERNSPTWLVGHTKADVALFLATSRQDRDSPPAYIEEFQREAASSRVRLKTMLLDKGGHNYRTWSALYPEAFAWLAQQLPGGPPAR
- a CDS encoding alpha/beta hydrolase, whose amino-acid sequence is MGLTSRSLMYTVAFAAVLCVALMVWIWPRLSGRGPLPVLGRLGAILLTQLSIMAAVLLVVNSSVGFFGTWNQLLGRVDKAPVNVTQMNSGTGPRASVSETKDGLIQPTGGERVEKFAGYPKGPEDKVGAVRSVRVIGKRTLAVNSAYIYLPPEYFQKQYERARFPVMVVVSGYPGGRVSLARNLQVPLNAARLLEEKKMAPTVIVMMSPTIAQPRDTECVDVPDGPQAETFLTKDLPDALRSTYRVGQDATAWGIMGYSTGGTCALQLAMRAPDVYPVAASLSGDLSVKNDIATGDLFGGGEKGKQRKREHDLMWRLRNLPTPPVSLLLATSRKGEKNFHDTEEFLRLAAEKKLRTASIVLPEGSHQFSTWRREIGPVMEWMSKELTFPQDTEGGKKPGEEKKQDEKKQDEKGKDEKGKEGDGKAGGEDAEVKVDGKDGEVKGAGNADDGKADGDADPKRQGDGEDERG
- a CDS encoding carotenoid oxygenase family protein — protein: MPNDAARAVTSGANPWLSGLFEPVREEITALDLPVTGRLPDALRGRYLRNGPNPLQVDDPASHHWFSGEGMVHGVRLRDGRAAWYRNRWVRSDAVARRLGEKVLHGPRHLVDFAPNTHVRRFAGHLLTLVEGGALPYELDSELETVGPFDFHGTLPGGLAAHTVLDPATGELHAVAYCPAWPYVQYLVAGTDGRIRRHVEVPVTGRPMMHDFSLTEHHVLLYDLPVAFTLGPGLSVAAFGWDPDRPARLGVLPREGTARDVRWLELEPCFVYHTMNAYERDGLITVHLARYERLFDGTRKGLDKQPAHLERWTVDPAARTVRRLRLDDRAVEFPRIDPRRPTREHRYGYAVREPLGEDRAGFGVGLLKYDLVRGTCDEYPVPAGGDVGEGVFVPAAPGAAEDDGWVLAYAFDPERGATDLLVLAARDMAAGPVARVHLPVRVPVGAHGDWIPDPG
- a CDS encoding vWA domain-containing protein — encoded protein: MGIRSLLRNAFGRSKPGDDGRPGLPQQSTAPAPVADAVAAPASVPAQTTTDRVPDPGPLHPVPGPPTPGPRPDPVPDPEPAPTPMPEPKPVPQPEPVPTPDPNPVPEPAPGPEPEPSPAMAAAAVAPAAVAAPTAAPAAVPGPATPPATESAGERGSAISLEKVRDSAPGLVSLYKSAGVSLRKRGLAGQRAAVYLVLDRSGSMREYYKDGSVQRLAEQVLGLSAHLDDDGTVPVVFFSTEVDGVAELDLTDYAGRIQELHSSLGHMGRTNYHLAMREVIKHYKKSGATDPAFVVFQTDGGPYSKSAAEKALCEAAKLPIYWQFVAFGDPEGKGFDFLRKLDALPVPERRAVDNAGFFHAGRDPKGLADDLLYEELTAGFPGWLEEARAARVIKQRTR
- the metG gene encoding methionine--tRNA ligase translates to MARHLITSALPYINGIKHLGNMVGSMLPADVYARYLRQTGRETLYICATDEHGTPAELAAKEAGLPVDAYCAQQHDAQKAIYDGFGLSFDHFGRSSSAQNREITQHFARQLKKNGFIEERAIRQVYSLADERFLPDRYIVGTCPHCGYDKARGDQCENCTRVLDPTDLIDARSAISGSSDLEVRETKHLFLLQSKLQGEVEAWIDEHGKDWPVLASSIARKWLTEGLHDRAITRDLDWGVPVPADTWPELAAEGKVFYVWFDAPVEYIGATKEWADERPDERDWKSWWYEASDVRYTQFMGKDNVPFHTVMFPATEIGTREPWKRVDYVKAFNWLNYYGGKFSTSQRRGVFTHDALEILPADYWRYFMMANAPESDDTSFSWELFSATVNKDLADVLGNFVNRVLSFSRKRFGDEVPAGSEAGAAETELGREVARLLAEYEGHMEEMQFRKAAQALRALWSAGNSYLETKAPWLEIKTDPDAAALTLRTAMNLIHLYSVVSEPFIPATAAAMRSAFALTGDERTWVTQDEACSLSSVPAGTPFTVPPVLFAKITEEDLESYRERFGGGDEAA